The following proteins are co-located in the Nilaparvata lugens isolate BPH chromosome 14, ASM1435652v1, whole genome shotgun sequence genome:
- the LOC111057883 gene encoding gastrula zinc finger protein XlCGF57.1-like isoform X3: protein MSQTAVFQTMEYHICKKIAKVVIERLYNVLPTSGPDKKFQVKIEKEECETNHIKEEPQPTSNQMESVSVKMEEDDSSQQPAAVEDDCSQQHYLIAGYNMIFIKEESYDEQDAEENSVKTEPEMWASNCSTSGREVKPATEVGGLNEHSISPVEKCTESSVAGKKTKLYSCAHCSYKTPQFSNLKRHIRKHTGEKPFSCKYCDLKFAHLNTLKVHIRTHTGETPFSCEFCDFKTAHSNTLEIHIRTHTGEKPSSCEICDFKSAYSSSLKAHIRTHTGETPFSCNFCDYKCAHSSTLKAHIRTHTGEKPFSCDFCDFKTAHASTLEAHIRTHTGEKPFSCDFCDFKTARASTLEAHIRTHTGEKPFSCDFCDFKTVNSSSLKIHIRTHTGETPFSCEFCDFKTARSSTLKVHIRTHTGETPFSCDLCDYKCAQLSNLKRHNIRTHTGETTSS from the exons ATG AGTCAAACTGCAGTTTTCCAGACTATGGAATACCATATTT GTAAGAAAATTGCAAAAGTTGTCATTGAAAGACTTTACAATGTACTACCAACATCGGGACCAGACAAAAAGTTTCag GTCAAAATTGAGAAAGAGGAATGTGAAACTAATCACATCAAAGAAGAGCCACAACCAACCTCCAATCAG ATGGAATCAGTTTCTGTTAAAATGGAGGAGGATGATAGCAGCCAGCAACCAGCTGCAGTGGAAGATGATTGCAGCcaacaacattatctaatcgctggctacaacatgatcttcatAAAAGAGGAGTCATATG aTGAGCAGGATGCTGAAGAGAATTCAGTAAAGACCGAACCAGAGATGTGGGCTTCAAACTGCAGCACATCTGGCCGAGAAGTGAAGCCAGCAACAGAAGTGGGTGGACTGAATGAGCATTCAATCTCTCCAGTTGAAAAGTGCACTGAGTCATCTGTGGCTGGCAAAAAGACCAAGCTCTACAGCTGTGCTCACTGTAGCTATAAGACCCCACAGTTTAGTAATTTGAAGAGACACATTCGGAAACACacaggagaaaaacctttcagctgcaaatATTGTGATTTAAAATTTGCTCATTTAAATACTTTGAAagtacatatcagaacacatacaggagaaacacctttcagctgcgaattTTGTGATTTCAAAACTGCTCATTCAAATACTTTGGAaatacatatcagaacacatacaggagaaaaacCTTCCAGCTGCGAAATATGTGATTTCAAATCTGCTTATTCAAGTAGTTTGAAAGCACacatcagaacacatacaggagaaacacctttcagctgcaatttttgtgactataaatgtgctcattcaagtactttgaaagcacatatcagaacacatacaggagaaaaacctttcagctgcgattTTTGTGATTTCAAAACTGCTCATGCAAGTACTTTGGaagcacatatcagaacacatacaggagaaaaacctttcagctgcgatttttgtgattttaaaaCTGCTCGTGCAAGTACTTTGGaagcacatatcagaacacatacaggagaaaaacctttcagctgcgattTTTGTGATTTCAAAACTGTCAATTCAAGTTCTTTGAAaatacatatcagaacacatacaggagaaacacctttcagctgcgaattTTGTGATTTCAAAACTGCTCGTTCAA GTACTTTGAAagtacatatcagaacacatacaggagaaactccCTTCAGCTGCGATCTCTGTGACTACAAATGTGCCCAGTTAAGTAATTTGAAAAGACATAATattagaacacatacaggagaaacaacTTCTAGCTAA
- the LOC111057883 gene encoding gastrula zinc finger protein XlCGF57.1-like isoform X1, translating into MSQTAVFQTMEYHICKKIAKVVIERLYNVLPTSGPDKKFQVKIEKEECETNHIKEEPQPTSNQMESVSVKMEEDDSSQQPAAVEDDCSQQHYLIAGYNMIFIKEESYDEQDAEENSVKTEPEMWASNCSTSGREVKPATEVGGLNEHSISPVEKCTESSVAGKKTKLYSCAHCSYKTPQFSNLKRHIRKHTGEKPFSCKYCDLKFAHLNTLKVHIRTHTGETPFSCEFCDFKTAHSNTLEIHIRTHTGEKPSSCEICDFKSAYSSSLKAHIRTHTGETPFSCNFCDYKCAHSSTLKAHIRTHTGEKPFSCDFCDFKTAHASTLEAHIRTHTGEKPFSCDFCDFKTARASTLEAHIRTHTGEKPFSCDFCDFKTVNSSSLKIHIRTHTGETPFSCEFCDFKTARSSSLRRHIRTHTGETPFSCEFCDFKTARSSSLRRHIRTHTGETPFNCDFCDYKCALSGTLKVHIRTHTGETPFSCDLCDYKCAQLSNLKRHNIRTHTGETTSS; encoded by the exons ATG AGTCAAACTGCAGTTTTCCAGACTATGGAATACCATATTT GTAAGAAAATTGCAAAAGTTGTCATTGAAAGACTTTACAATGTACTACCAACATCGGGACCAGACAAAAAGTTTCag GTCAAAATTGAGAAAGAGGAATGTGAAACTAATCACATCAAAGAAGAGCCACAACCAACCTCCAATCAG ATGGAATCAGTTTCTGTTAAAATGGAGGAGGATGATAGCAGCCAGCAACCAGCTGCAGTGGAAGATGATTGCAGCcaacaacattatctaatcgctggctacaacatgatcttcatAAAAGAGGAGTCATATG aTGAGCAGGATGCTGAAGAGAATTCAGTAAAGACCGAACCAGAGATGTGGGCTTCAAACTGCAGCACATCTGGCCGAGAAGTGAAGCCAGCAACAGAAGTGGGTGGACTGAATGAGCATTCAATCTCTCCAGTTGAAAAGTGCACTGAGTCATCTGTGGCTGGCAAAAAGACCAAGCTCTACAGCTGTGCTCACTGTAGCTATAAGACCCCACAGTTTAGTAATTTGAAGAGACACATTCGGAAACACacaggagaaaaacctttcagctgcaaatATTGTGATTTAAAATTTGCTCATTTAAATACTTTGAAagtacatatcagaacacatacaggagaaacacctttcagctgcgaattTTGTGATTTCAAAACTGCTCATTCAAATACTTTGGAaatacatatcagaacacatacaggagaaaaacCTTCCAGCTGCGAAATATGTGATTTCAAATCTGCTTATTCAAGTAGTTTGAAAGCACacatcagaacacatacaggagaaacacctttcagctgcaatttttgtgactataaatgtgctcattcaagtactttgaaagcacatatcagaacacatacaggagaaaaacctttcagctgcgattTTTGTGATTTCAAAACTGCTCATGCAAGTACTTTGGaagcacatatcagaacacatacaggagaaaaacctttcagctgcgatttttgtgattttaaaaCTGCTCGTGCAAGTACTTTGGaagcacatatcagaacacatacaggagaaaaacctttcagctgcgattTTTGTGATTTCAAAACTGTCAATTCAAGTTCTTTGAAaatacatatcagaacacatacaggagaaacacctttcagctgcgaattTTGTGATTTCAAAACTGCTCGTTCAAGTTCTTTGAGaagacatatcagaacacatacaggagaaacacctttcagctgtgaATTTTGTGATTTCAAAACTGCTCGTTCAAGTTCTTTGAGaagacatatcagaacacatacaggagaaactccCTTCAACTgcgatttttgtgattataaatGTGCCCTGTCAGGTACTTTGAAagtacatatcagaacacatacaggagaaactccCTTCAGCTGCGATCTCTGTGACTACAAATGTGCCCAGTTAAGTAATTTGAAAAGACATAATattagaacacatacaggagaaacaacTTCTAGCTAA
- the LOC111057883 gene encoding uncharacterized protein LOC111057883 isoform X4, translated as MSQTAVFQTMEYHICKKIAKVVIERLYNVLPTSGPDKKFQVKIEKEECETNHIKEEPQPTSNQMESVSVKMEEDDSSQQPAAVEDDCSQQHYLIAGYNMIFIKEESYDEQDAEENSVKTEPEMWASNCSTSGREVKPATEELLIKLR; from the exons ATG AGTCAAACTGCAGTTTTCCAGACTATGGAATACCATATTT GTAAGAAAATTGCAAAAGTTGTCATTGAAAGACTTTACAATGTACTACCAACATCGGGACCAGACAAAAAGTTTCag GTCAAAATTGAGAAAGAGGAATGTGAAACTAATCACATCAAAGAAGAGCCACAACCAACCTCCAATCAG ATGGAATCAGTTTCTGTTAAAATGGAGGAGGATGATAGCAGCCAGCAACCAGCTGCAGTGGAAGATGATTGCAGCcaacaacattatctaatcgctggctacaacatgatcttcatAAAAGAGGAGTCATATG aTGAGCAGGATGCTGAAGAGAATTCAGTAAAGACCGAACCAGAGATGTGGGCTTCAAACTGCAGCACATCTGGCCGAGAAGTGAAGCCAGCAACAGAA GAGTTGCTGATAAAATTACGTTAA
- the LOC111057883 gene encoding gastrula zinc finger protein XlCGF57.1-like isoform X2 yields MSQTAVFQTMEYHICKKIAKVVIERLYNVLPTSGPDKKFQVKIEKEECETNHIKEEPQPTSNQMESVSVKMEEDDSSQQPAAVEDDCSQQHYLIAGYNMIFIKEESYDEQDAEENSVKTEPEMWASNCSTSGREVKPATEVGGLNEHSISPVEKCTESSVAGKKTKLYSCAHCSYKTPQFSNLKRHIRKHTGEKPFSCKYCDLKFAHLNTLKVHIRTHTGETPFSCEFCDFKTAHSNTLEIHIRTHTGEKPSSCEICDFKSAYSSSLKAHIRTHTGETPFSCNFCDYKCAHSSTLKAHIRTHTGEKPFSCDFCDFKTAHASTLEAHIRTHTGEKPFSCDFCDFKTARASTLEAHIRTHTGEKPFSCDFCDFKTVNSSSLKIHIRTHTGETPFSCEFCDFKTARSSSLRRHIRTHTGETPFSCEFCDFKTARSSSLRRHIRTHTGETPFNCDFCDYKCALSGTLKVHIRTHTGETPFSCDLCDYKCAQLSNLKRHNIRTHTGETTSS; encoded by the exons AGTCAAACTGCAGTTTTCCAGACTATGGAATACCATATTT GTAAGAAAATTGCAAAAGTTGTCATTGAAAGACTTTACAATGTACTACCAACATCGGGACCAGACAAAAAGTTTCag GTCAAAATTGAGAAAGAGGAATGTGAAACTAATCACATCAAAGAAGAGCCACAACCAACCTCCAATCAG ATGGAATCAGTTTCTGTTAAAATGGAGGAGGATGATAGCAGCCAGCAACCAGCTGCAGTGGAAGATGATTGCAGCcaacaacattatctaatcgctggctacaacatgatcttcatAAAAGAGGAGTCATATG aTGAGCAGGATGCTGAAGAGAATTCAGTAAAGACCGAACCAGAGATGTGGGCTTCAAACTGCAGCACATCTGGCCGAGAAGTGAAGCCAGCAACAGAAGTGGGTGGACTGAATGAGCATTCAATCTCTCCAGTTGAAAAGTGCACTGAGTCATCTGTGGCTGGCAAAAAGACCAAGCTCTACAGCTGTGCTCACTGTAGCTATAAGACCCCACAGTTTAGTAATTTGAAGAGACACATTCGGAAACACacaggagaaaaacctttcagctgcaaatATTGTGATTTAAAATTTGCTCATTTAAATACTTTGAAagtacatatcagaacacatacaggagaaacacctttcagctgcgaattTTGTGATTTCAAAACTGCTCATTCAAATACTTTGGAaatacatatcagaacacatacaggagaaaaacCTTCCAGCTGCGAAATATGTGATTTCAAATCTGCTTATTCAAGTAGTTTGAAAGCACacatcagaacacatacaggagaaacacctttcagctgcaatttttgtgactataaatgtgctcattcaagtactttgaaagcacatatcagaacacatacaggagaaaaacctttcagctgcgattTTTGTGATTTCAAAACTGCTCATGCAAGTACTTTGGaagcacatatcagaacacatacaggagaaaaacctttcagctgcgatttttgtgattttaaaaCTGCTCGTGCAAGTACTTTGGaagcacatatcagaacacatacaggagaaaaacctttcagctgcgattTTTGTGATTTCAAAACTGTCAATTCAAGTTCTTTGAAaatacatatcagaacacatacaggagaaacacctttcagctgcgaattTTGTGATTTCAAAACTGCTCGTTCAAGTTCTTTGAGaagacatatcagaacacatacaggagaaacacctttcagctgtgaATTTTGTGATTTCAAAACTGCTCGTTCAAGTTCTTTGAGaagacatatcagaacacatacaggagaaactccCTTCAACTgcgatttttgtgattataaatGTGCCCTGTCAGGTACTTTGAAagtacatatcagaacacatacaggagaaactccCTTCAGCTGCGATCTCTGTGACTACAAATGTGCCCAGTTAAGTAATTTGAAAAGACATAATattagaacacatacaggagaaacaacTTCTAGCTAA
- the LOC120354200 gene encoding putative uncharacterized protein DDB_G0282129 isoform X2 → MENVRASVHQQSAMQINLEDRITKNLNILEVRQNEEAVKVCTLQLNVEKNSETVDKLQKKISSQVNFVPQVNNCFPSDKYEFQMSIDRRNPMNFINSLTEYLSRNHINEWGKIKSILDNNLNKTYQQQEWWDFVKTDIDSFESFKNKFISKMWSQDIQKKARQELQFGKYVIGSKLTLSEYFISKFNICKNLIPAIDKDTIFEMLKNHYNENIITAAIVRNVKNAEEFIKVLDAFSLLDEYRVNKNQNNQENQDKNQSNDNRRFDQVGRNNFDNRRNNNNFQRSGYQQRQEDRKQSNNANMNQMNQNMNQPGNFHPRNPMMFPQQFNYPPPGYGASQRNTSQSTHSNKHPLN, encoded by the exons ATGGAAAATGTTAGGGCTAGTGTTCACCAACAATCAGCCATGCAAATCAATTTAGAAGATAGGATCACTAAGAATCTGAATATTTTGGAAGTTAGGCAGAACGAAGAAGCTGTCAAGGTCTGTACCTTACAGTTGAATGTAGAGAAAAACAGTGAAACAGTTgataaattacagaaaaaaatctCATCACAAGTGAACTTTGTACCGCAAGTAAATAATTGCTTTCCTTCTGACAAATACGAATTTCAAATGTCGATTGACAGGAGAAATCCTATGAACTTCATCAATAGCTTAACTGAATATTTATCTCGTAACCATATTAATGAATGgggaaaaataaaaagtattttggacaataatttgaataaaacttatcaacaacaagaATGGTGGGATTTTGTAAAAACCGATATTGACAGTTTTGAAAGCTTCAAAAACAAATTCATCTCGAAGATGTGGTCGCAAGACATCCAGAAGAAAGCACGACAAGAACTTCAATTTGGAAAATACGTCATTGGTAGTAAGTTAACTTtaagtgaatattttatttccaaatttaacatctgtaaaaatttaattCCGGCTATTGACAAagacacaatttttgaaatgttgaaaaatcattacaatgaaaatataattaccgCTGCAATTGTTAGAAATGTAAAGAATGCAGAAGAATTTATTAAGGTGTTGGATGCATTCAGTTTATTAGATGAATATAGGGTgaacaaaaatcaaaacaatcaaGAAAATCAAGATAAGAATCAGTCAAATGACAATCGAAGATTTGATCAGGTAGGAcgcaataattttgataatagaagaaataataacaaCTTTCAAAGATCAGGTTATCAACAACGTCAGGAAGATCGTAAACAATCAA ATAATGCAAACATGAATCAAATGAATCAAAACATGAATCAACCAGGTAATTTTCATCCTAGAAATCCAATGATGTTTCCGCAGCAGTTCAACTACCCGCCGCCTGGATATGGAGCATCACAAAGAAATACATCACAAAGTACACATAGTAACAAACATCCTTTAAACTAA
- the LOC120354200 gene encoding putative uncharacterized protein DDB_G0282129 isoform X1 produces MENVRASVHQQSAMQINLEDRITKNLNILEVRQNEEAVKVCTLQLNVEKNSETVDKLQKKISSQVNFVPQVNNCFPSDKYEFQMSIDRRNPMNFINSLTEYLSRNHINEWGKIKSILDNNLNKTYQQQEWWDFVKTDIDSFESFKNKFISKMWSQDIQKKARQELQFGKYVIGSKLTLSEYFISKFNICKNLIPAIDKDTIFEMLKNHYNENIITAAIVRNVKNAEEFIKVLDAFSLLDEYRVNKNQNNQENQDKNQSNDNRRFDQVGRNNFDNRRNNNNFQRSGYQQRQEDRKQSNNSNMNQMNQNMNQPGNFHPRNPMMFPQQFNYPPPGYGASQRNTSQSTHSNKHPLN; encoded by the exons ATGGAAAATGTTAGGGCTAGTGTTCACCAACAATCAGCCATGCAAATCAATTTAGAAGATAGGATCACTAAGAATCTGAATATTTTGGAAGTTAGGCAGAACGAAGAAGCTGTCAAGGTCTGTACCTTACAGTTGAATGTAGAGAAAAACAGTGAAACAGTTgataaattacagaaaaaaatctCATCACAAGTGAACTTTGTACCGCAAGTAAATAATTGCTTTCCTTCTGACAAATACGAATTTCAAATGTCGATTGACAGGAGAAATCCTATGAACTTCATCAATAGCTTAACTGAATATTTATCTCGTAACCATATTAATGAATGgggaaaaataaaaagtattttggacaataatttgaataaaacttatcaacaacaagaATGGTGGGATTTTGTAAAAACCGATATTGACAGTTTTGAAAGCTTCAAAAACAAATTCATCTCGAAGATGTGGTCGCAAGACATCCAGAAGAAAGCACGACAAGAACTTCAATTTGGAAAATACGTCATTGGTAGTAAGTTAACTTtaagtgaatattttatttccaaatttaacatctgtaaaaatttaattCCGGCTATTGACAAagacacaatttttgaaatgttgaaaaatcattacaatgaaaatataattaccgCTGCAATTGTTAGAAATGTAAAGAATGCAGAAGAATTTATTAAGGTGTTGGATGCATTCAGTTTATTAGATGAATATAGGGTgaacaaaaatcaaaacaatcaaGAAAATCAAGATAAGAATCAGTCAAATGACAATCGAAGATTTGATCAGGTAGGAcgcaataattttgataatagaagaaataataacaaCTTTCAAAGATCAGGTTATCAACAACGTCAGGAAGATCGTAAACAATCAAAtaatt CAAACATGAATCAAATGAATCAAAACATGAATCAACCAGGTAATTTTCATCCTAGAAATCCAATGATGTTTCCGCAGCAGTTCAACTACCCGCCGCCTGGATATGGAGCATCACAAAGAAATACATCACAAAGTACACATAGTAACAAACATCCTTTAAACTAA